The following coding sequences lie in one Apium graveolens cultivar Ventura chromosome 1, ASM990537v1, whole genome shotgun sequence genomic window:
- the LOC141673055 gene encoding beta-1,3-galactosyltransferase GALT1-like yields MKKLYKSVFSSSVLMLLVLGCFVMKSPVMEKYQANPLYFNTTNPLDWMDTRVLHPKNDTKLILTETIVLNLFISWNISKEEQEALNTWNLLKFLISSEQALPNAVEAIKEAGTAWNNLMTSVEAEKVSRNKSSRVREKEKQCPHFLSKMNATELDRANFELRIPCGLTQGSSITIIGIPGTFLGDFRIDLKGETLPGEPHPPIILHYNVRLLGDKITKEPVIVQNTWTVAHDWGEEERCPSPSPDKNKKVDKLDQCNELVGKDVSRVLGDERHTNQSRKVSVGLEGSLARKYFPFKQGYLSVATLRVGSEGIQMTVDGKHITSFAFRETLEPWLVTDVKISGDVKLASVVASGLPTSEEVEYISDLEALKSSPHPGHKLLNLFIGVFSTANNFKRRMAVRRTWMQYAAVRSGEVAVRFFVGLHKNQMVNKELWDEARTYGDIQLMPFVDYYSLITWKTIAICIYGTQVVSAKYIMKTDDDAFVRVDEVVTSLNGLNVTRGVLYGLINSDSRPHRSHDSKWYISPEEWPAETYPPWAHGPGYVLSSDIATTIYERHKRGRLKMFRLEDVAMGIWIADMKKKGLKVTYVQEKRIFNVGCENGYVIAHYQAPRELLCLWQKLQEGNATCCGD; encoded by the exons ATGAAGAAACTGTACAAGAGTGTCTTTTCTTCATCTGTTTTGATGCTATTGGTTCTGGGATGCTTTGTCATGAAAAGCCCTGTTATGGAAAAATATCAGGCCAACCCCTTATACTTCAATACAACTAATCCTCTTGATTGGATGGATACCAGAGTTCTGCATCCGAAAAATGACACTAAGTTAATATTAACAGAGACCATTGTCTTGAATCTCTTTATTTCATGGAACATTTCCAAAGAAGAACAAGAAGCTCTGAATACATGGAACCTTCTCAAATTCTTGATCAGCTCTGAGCAAGCTCTGCCGAATGCTGTAGAGGCTATAAAGGAAGCTGGCACTGCATGGAACAATCTTATGACTTCAGTGGAAGCTGAAAAAGTTAGCAGAAATAAAAGCTCACGGGTAAGAGAGAAGGAAAAACAATGTCCCCATTTCCTCAGTAAGATGAATGCCACAGAATTAGATAGGGCTAATTTTGAGCTACGGATTCCTTGTGGCTTGACCCAAGGTTCTTCAATTACAATAATTGGAATCCCGGGTACTTTCCTTGGTGATTTTCGAATAGATTTAAAGGGGGAAACACTTCCAGGGGAGCCACATCCACCTATAATATTGCACTACAATGTCAGGCTTCTGGGTGATAAGATAACCAAGGAGCCTGTAATTGTTCAAAACACCTGGACAGTTGCTCATGACTGGGGTGAAGAGGAGCGTTGTCCATCTCCCTCTCCTGATAAAAATAAGAAAG TTGATAAACTGGACCAGTGTAATGAGTTGGTGGGTAAGGATGTAAGTCGGGTTCTTGGTGATGAAAGACATACAAATCAGTCAAGAAAGGTTTCGGTGGGTCTGGAAGGATCTTTAGCAAGAAAGTATTTTCCTTTTAAACAAGGTTATCTATCTGTTGCAACACTTAGAGTGGGATCAGAGGGAATCCAAATGACTgttgatggaaagcacataacatCCTTTGCTTTTCGTGAG ACTCTGGAGCCATGGCTTGTTACAGACGTTAAAATTTCGGGAGACGTCAAATTAGCTTCTGTAGTTGCCAGTGGTTTACCCACTTCAGAGGAAGTAGAGTATATCTCTGACTTGGAAGCACTTAAATCATCTCCACATCCTGGTCATAAACTGTTGAATCTTTTCATTGGTGTATTCTCTACTGCAAACAACTTCAAGCGTCGGATGGCTGTACGTAGAACATGGATGCAGTACGCTGCTGTTAGGTCAGGAGAAGTTGCAGTGCGCTTTTTTGTTGGTTTG CATAAAAATCAGATGGTGAACAAGGAGCTCTGGGATGAGGCACGGACATATGGTGATATACAACTTATGCCTTTTGTTGACTACTACAGCCTCATCACTTGGAAGACGATAGCCATATGCATATATGGG ACACAGGTTGTTTCAGCTAAGTATATCATGAAAACAGATGACGATGCATTTGTTCGAGTTGATGAAGTGGTCACTTCTCTAAATGGGCTCAATGTGACTCGTGGAGTGCTTTATGGTCTTATAAATTCAGATTCTCGGCCTCATAGAAGTCATGATAGCAAGTGGTATATTAGCCCTGAG GAATGGCCTGCAGAAACTTACCCACCTTGGGCACATGGTCCTGGTTATGTTCTGTCAAGTGACATAGCAACAACAATTTATGAAAGGCACAAAAGAGGTCGCCTAAAG ATGTTCAGGCTAGAAGATGTTGCAATGGGCATCTGGATTGCAGATATGAAGAAGAAAGGACTAAAAGTTACATATGTACAGGAAAAAAGAATCTTTAATGTTGGTTGCGAGAATGGGTATGTTATTGCGCACTATCAAGCACCCAGAGAGCTCCTTTGCCTTTGGCAGAAACTTCAAGAAGGAAATGCTACATGCTGCGGTGACTAA
- the LOC141673046 gene encoding receptor-like protein 46 — protein MAKPLSLIKLFVPFSFMLMPCLACPPHQKQSLLHFKSSLLNIFSTSNSSVVGLESWNSTSDCCTWTRVVCSSHARVITALHLQFFPILYYMKMNSSILDPIYGIRTLMLLDISSNSMRGEISGYGLANLTKLVHLDMSYNDLNGPIPAQLFHLKFLRFLDLSYNFALKGGLSSEVGKLGNLRTFNLEGNMLDGNIPVEIGNLTKLQNFSISDNKFSGGIPDSVGNLMGLERLDLRNNNLQMQIPNTIGNLFNLFSLRLSKNSFIGVIPPSILNLSKLETLNLEDNLLSGEIPSCLFDIKSLKNLNLGGNTLIWNNNVNIVPKCMLSQLSLRSCKVYGDIPEWISTQKNLDILELSDNELTGSFPLWLAEMEIGSILLSNNKLAGLVPSRLFQSPRLSFLALSRNNFSGELPENIGDAKEIMVLLLSRNNLSGPIPKSIADIGQLVLLDLSRNRFSGNTFPIFDPDGSLSYVDLSSNELSGNIPVSFCRQTYVLALGENKFSGELPENLRNMNELEYLDLHDNNITGSIPEFLSQISTLQVLSLRNNSLHGSLPSNSFSNQSSLRILDLSNNNLVGSIPSELGHLKGMSGTRIGYVAAYNLRDLLVISWVTADISLSSGTFTFTVEINDLMVNWKKAIQGLSSRNQHIYSLLDLSENKLSGEIPVSLGNLKGLKLLNISNNRLSGYIPESFGGFDSIETLDISNNNISGTIPQSLRKLNQLSVLDVSNNKLSGKIPQGGQMDTMNNRSYFANNSGLCGVQIRVQCLENEPTPNAQEEGEKEPWHRHLWTGVWVGFPLGFSSSLLTAFLCGYFVLPTKKYYSIQYRHR, from the coding sequence ATGGCCAAGCCACTAAGCCTGATCAAACTATTTGTGCCTTTCAGTTTCATGCTCATGCCATGCTTAGCATGTCCTCCTCATCAAAAACAATCCCTTCTCCACTTCAAATCTTCCTTGCTCAATATCTTCAGCACCTCAAACTCATCGGTTGTTGGTTTGGAGTCGTGGAATTCGACGTCTGATTGCTGTACTTGGACTAGAGTTGTTTGCAGTTCACATGCACGTGTTATTACAGCTCTACACCTCCAATTTTTCCCCATACTCTACTATATGAAGATGAATTCAAGTATCTTAGACCCCATTTATGGAATTAGAACCTTGATGCTTCTTGATATCTCCAGTAATTCTATGCGAGGGGAAATTTCAGGCTATGGGTTGGCTAATCTCACTAAACTAGTTCATCTTGACATGAGTTACAATGACTTAAATGGCCCAATTCCAGCACAACTATTTCACCTAAAGTTTCTGCGGTTTCTTGATTTGAGTTATAATTTTGCATTAAAGGGTGGTCTAAGTAGTGAAGTTGGCAAGCTTGGAAATTTGAGGACATTCAACTTGGAAGGGAATATGCTTGATGGAAATATTCCTGTGGAGATTGGAAATCTGACAAAGTTGCAGAACTTTTCTATCAGTGACAACAAATTTTCCGGTGGGATACCAGATTCAGTTGGAAATTTAATGGGATTGGAAAGATTAGATTTGAGAAATAATAATTTACAGATGCAGATCCCAAATACAATCGGAAACTTGTTCAATCTTTTTTCTTTGAGATTGAGCAAGAACAGTTTCATTGGTGTAATCCCCCCATCAATACTGAACTTGAGCAAATTAGAAACACTTAACCTGGAAGATAATTTGCTTTCCGGAGAAATCCCATCCTGTTTATTTGACATTAAGAGTCTCAAGAATCTGAATCTTGGAGGAAACACATTGATTTGGAATAACAATGTCAATATAGTTCCCAAGTGTATGCTTTCTCAACTCTCTCTCAGATCCTGTAAAGTTTATGGAGACATTCCGGAATGGATTTCCACTCAAAAGAATCTTGATATTCTCGAACTGAGTGATAATGAGCTCACAGGAAGCTTCCCCCTCTGGCTTGCTGAAATGGAAATTGGAAGTATCCTACTATCAAATAACAAGCTTGCTGGTTTAGTCCCGTCTCGACTGTTTCAATCTCCAAGATTATCATTTTTGGCTTTGTCAAGAAACAATTTTTCAGGGGAGTTGCCTGAAAATATAGGCGATGCTAAAGAGATCATGGTACTTCTGCTTTCTAGAAACAATCTTTCGGGGCCAATCCCAAAATCCATTGCAGATATTGGTCAACTAGTACTGCTGGACTTGTCAAGAAACAGATTCTCTGGCAACACATTCCCAATTTTTGATCCTGACGGCTCACTTTCTTATGTTGATCTCTCCTCAAATGAACTATCGGGCAATATTCCAGTGTCATTTTGTAGGCAAACTTACGTTCTTGCATTAGGGGAAAATAAGTTCTCTGGCGAGTTGCCTGAGAACCTGAGAAATATGAATGAGCTTGAATATCTTGATCTCCATGACAACAACATTACAGGTAGTATTCCTGAATTTCTATCCCAAATATCCACCCTTCAAGTTTTGAGTCTACGCAACAACTCTCTACATGGCTCACTACCATCTAACTCATTCTCCAACCAAAGTAGCCTCCGAATTCTTGACCTCTCAAACAACAATCTTGTTGGAAGTATTCCTTCGGAGTTAGGACATCTCAAGGGAATGAGTGGAACACGCATTGGATATGTGGCTGCCTATAATCTTCGCGACTTACTTGTGATCAGTTGGGTTACTGCTGACATCTCATTAAGTAGTGGAACATTCACCTTTACGGTGGAGATCAATGATTTAATGGTGAACTGGAAGAAGGCTATTCAAGGTCTCTCAAGTCGTAACCAGCATATCTACTCTTTGTTAGACCTATCAGAAAATAAGCTGTCAGGTGAAATTCCAGTTTCTTTAGGCAATCTCAAGGGACTAAAGTTACTGAATATCTCCAATAATAGACTCTCAGGGTACATACCAGAAAGTTTCGGGGGATTCGATAGTATAGAGACCTTAGACATATCAAACAACAATATCTCTGGTACAATTCCACAATCATTGAGGAAGCTAAATCAACTATCTGTATTAGATGTGAGCAATAACAAACTAAGTGGTAAAATCCCACAAGGTGGACAAATGGACACAATGAATAACAGGAGTTATTTTGCCAACAATAGTGGATTGTGCGGAGTGCAAATCAGGGTACAATGTTTGGAAAATGAGCCAACACCGAATGCACAAGAAGAGGGTGAAAAAGAGCCATGGCACAGGCACTTGTGGACAGGAGTGTGGGTTGGATTTCCTCTTGGCTTTAGTTCATCACTGCTGACGGCATTTCTCTGTGGATATTTTGTTCTACCAACAAAAAAGTATTACTCAATTCAGTACAGGCACAGATAA